A part of Myxococcus landrumus genomic DNA contains:
- a CDS encoding 6-phosphofructokinase, producing MPRSLRLGVLTGGGDCPGLNALIRGLVKRGTHEFGHEFVGIENGYMGLVEADLTRPLTEEDTRGILPKGGTILGTSNRANPFIYAFREGNRWVERDVSDAVLRRCEELKLDGLVAVGGDGTLSIAHRLSEKGLKVVGCPKTIDNDLCGTDQTFGFDTARLIVTEALDRLHSTAESHDRVMLVEIMGRHAGFLTLESGLAGGADVILLPEIPYRVESIVEKLRARATRRRSFSIIAISEGAFPVGGTLAVLDRAEDVPGRGVVRLGGSGKVCADLLAQHIEAEIRVNVLGHLQRGGSPSAADRVLATRYGCGVLDLVRDGKWDHMVALRAGEIVAVPLSESRKERRVDPSGDLVRFAKSMGISFGD from the coding sequence ATGCCCCGTTCCCTGAGACTCGGAGTCCTCACCGGTGGCGGCGACTGCCCCGGGCTCAACGCGCTCATTCGCGGCCTCGTCAAGCGAGGCACCCACGAGTTCGGCCATGAGTTCGTGGGCATCGAGAACGGCTACATGGGGCTGGTGGAGGCCGACCTGACGCGTCCTCTCACCGAGGAGGACACGCGGGGAATCCTGCCCAAGGGCGGCACCATCCTGGGCACGTCCAACCGGGCCAACCCCTTCATCTACGCGTTCCGGGAGGGCAACCGCTGGGTGGAGCGCGACGTGTCCGACGCGGTGCTGCGGCGCTGCGAGGAGCTGAAGCTCGACGGCCTCGTCGCGGTGGGGGGCGATGGAACCCTCTCGATTGCCCACCGGCTGAGCGAGAAGGGCCTCAAGGTGGTCGGCTGCCCGAAGACCATCGACAACGACTTGTGCGGCACGGACCAGACGTTCGGCTTCGACACCGCGCGCCTCATCGTGACCGAGGCTCTGGACCGGCTGCACTCCACCGCCGAATCCCATGACCGGGTGATGCTGGTGGAGATCATGGGCCGGCATGCGGGCTTCCTCACGCTGGAGAGCGGCCTCGCCGGTGGCGCCGACGTCATCCTCCTCCCGGAGATTCCCTACCGCGTGGAGTCCATCGTCGAGAAGCTGCGCGCCCGCGCCACGCGCCGCCGCAGCTTCTCCATCATCGCCATCTCCGAGGGCGCCTTCCCCGTGGGCGGCACGCTGGCCGTGCTGGACCGGGCGGAGGATGTCCCCGGGCGCGGCGTGGTGAGGCTGGGCGGCTCCGGCAAGGTGTGCGCGGACCTGTTGGCGCAGCACATCGAGGCGGAGATCCGCGTGAATGTCCTGGGCCACCTCCAGCGCGGCGGCAGTCCCAGCGCGGCGGACCGGGTGCTGGCCACGCGCTATGGTTGCGGGGTGCTGGACCTGGTGCGCGATGGGAAGTGGGACCACATGGTGGCCCTGCGCGCGGGGGAAATCGTCGCGGTACCACTGAGTGAGTCGCGCAAGGAGCGCCGGGTGGACCCTTCCGGCGACCTGGTGCGATTCGCCAAGAGCATGGGCATCAGCTTCGGGGACTGA
- a CDS encoding serine/threonine-protein kinase yields the protein MTLVGRHIGRYRILEQLGSGGMSVVYKGLDTALDREVAVKVLHPHLAGKDESRRRLAREARAVAKLHHPNILEVFDFSAADAQDAFIVTEYIRGRTLKTVLDEGPLDPPELAAMIIHELAAALAHAHEAGVIHRDLKPENVMVREDGVLKLMDFGIARLLDIEERMTVTGTLVGSPAHMSPEIIEGLEAGPAADVFSVGIMFYAAMTGRLPFSAPNTTATLKRILDGDYEDPRRRLPALSDELADICARCLQRDPTQRYPDAGKLRDALADYLAGLGFARVGEELVSFFADPTSYRKLARQRIVAALLERGERMLAEKRTSRALGCLNQVLALDAQNTRALGLLKGIQRAQRLKTWRRRGIRLVVGLVAATAVSVGGYKAYQARIASTEPGAQGPHGKPVPHGDDATGAKPPAAPSGTNSEARGAQENPPSRGTPQALEAEPAPKAGGGTSRESAAGAPRTSDSARTGNVVPARGAASDLSSGLGNRGQRSNGSSVAERAVEDSRVLPSGPGEERVAGKKPASKKNFVSILVRPFGTIRVDDGPPSAQALQKHDVDIAPGPHTVTISCQYCEDVVETIDVRADAENVFHLTAQPKPSSLSFQYEPAEATVRVGDQVRTARDTAEHPFEVRSQRGPAGFLHTVTVEISHPGFKTERYPVQLRPGEPKILSGSLRPE from the coding sequence ATGACGCTCGTCGGCCGCCATATCGGTCGCTACCGCATCCTCGAGCAACTGGGCTCGGGGGGCATGAGCGTCGTGTACAAAGGGCTCGACACGGCCCTGGACCGCGAGGTCGCGGTGAAGGTGCTACACCCGCACCTGGCCGGCAAGGATGAATCGCGCCGCAGGCTCGCGCGCGAGGCCCGCGCGGTGGCCAAGCTGCACCACCCCAACATCCTGGAGGTGTTCGACTTCTCCGCGGCGGACGCGCAGGACGCGTTCATCGTCACCGAGTACATCCGCGGCCGGACGCTCAAGACGGTCCTGGATGAGGGCCCGTTGGATCCGCCGGAGCTCGCGGCGATGATCATCCACGAGCTGGCGGCGGCGCTCGCGCACGCCCACGAGGCCGGCGTCATCCACCGCGACCTCAAGCCGGAGAACGTCATGGTGCGCGAGGACGGCGTCCTCAAGCTCATGGACTTCGGCATCGCCCGGCTGCTCGACATCGAGGAGCGGATGACGGTGACGGGCACGCTCGTGGGCTCGCCGGCCCACATGTCCCCGGAGATCATCGAGGGGCTGGAGGCCGGCCCCGCGGCGGACGTCTTCAGCGTGGGCATCATGTTCTACGCGGCCATGACGGGGCGCCTGCCCTTCTCCGCGCCGAACACCACGGCCACGCTCAAGCGCATCCTCGACGGGGACTACGAGGACCCTCGCCGCCGCCTCCCCGCCCTGTCGGACGAGCTGGCGGACATCTGCGCGCGCTGTCTCCAGCGAGACCCCACGCAGCGCTACCCCGACGCGGGCAAGCTGCGCGACGCGCTGGCGGACTACCTCGCGGGACTGGGCTTCGCGCGCGTGGGCGAGGAGCTGGTCTCGTTCTTCGCCGACCCCACCTCGTACCGGAAGCTGGCCCGGCAGCGCATCGTCGCGGCGCTCCTGGAGCGCGGTGAGCGGATGCTCGCGGAGAAGCGGACGTCGCGCGCGCTCGGGTGCTTGAACCAGGTGCTCGCGCTGGATGCGCAGAACACGCGCGCCCTGGGGCTGCTCAAGGGCATCCAGCGCGCCCAGCGGCTCAAGACCTGGCGACGGCGCGGCATCCGGCTGGTCGTGGGGCTGGTCGCCGCCACCGCCGTGAGCGTCGGTGGCTACAAGGCCTACCAGGCACGCATCGCCTCCACCGAACCGGGGGCGCAGGGCCCCCACGGCAAGCCCGTCCCCCATGGAGACGACGCCACGGGCGCGAAGCCCCCGGCGGCCCCCTCGGGCACGAACAGCGAGGCACGCGGCGCCCAGGAGAATCCTCCCTCTCGCGGCACGCCCCAGGCTCTGGAGGCCGAGCCGGCGCCCAAGGCCGGTGGTGGCACGTCTCGCGAGAGCGCGGCGGGAGCGCCTCGCACGTCGGACAGCGCGCGCACGGGGAACGTCGTGCCCGCGCGTGGCGCCGCGAGTGACCTGTCCTCGGGACTGGGGAACCGCGGCCAGCGGTCCAACGGGAGCAGCGTCGCCGAGCGCGCCGTGGAGGACAGCCGCGTGCTGCCGAGCGGCCCGGGCGAGGAGCGCGTCGCGGGGAAGAAGCCCGCGTCGAAGAAGAACTTCGTGTCCATCCTCGTGCGCCCCTTCGGCACCATCCGCGTGGATGACGGCCCGCCCAGCGCGCAGGCCCTCCAGAAGCACGACGTGGACATCGCACCGGGCCCGCACACCGTCACCATTTCCTGTCAGTACTGCGAGGACGTGGTGGAGACCATCGACGTCCGCGCGGACGCGGAGAACGTCTTCCACCTCACCGCCCAGCCCAAGCCGTCTTCGCTGTCGTTCCAGTACGAGCCCGCCGAGGCCACCGTGCGCGTGGGAGATCAGGTGCGCACCGCTCGGGACACGGCGGAGCATCCGTTCGAGGTTCGCTCGCAGCGAGGCCCCGCGGGCTTCCTGCACACGGTGACGGTCGAAATCTCCCACCCTGGCTTCAAGACGGAGCGATACCCGGTGCAGCTCCGTCCCGGGGAACCCAAAATCCTGAGCGGGAGCTTGCGCCCCGAATGA
- a CDS encoding tetratricopeptide repeat protein, which yields MNRGLALIILCLVLWHPTVSLAQDVAGDPEVAALRASFDYGKYAEVLDRAGARIDRGGLSEDELVELHKLAGLAAFNLGRTDEASRHLRALLRLDPDFSLDPFVVPPPAVAFMEGIKGEMGNELEFLRQERRLRQEREKAEAERRERERVEAEVLRRRAEELAGQVTVRTVEKRNFLVNFVPFGAGQFQQGRNSLGIVFAATEGALAVTSIISYFAYESLFEERTIELDNVLDEDGKASITVRFIPTNRERQRDTWQLLKLASAAGFYTIYALGVVDALYHHEDEVVRTSVETREAPEGDSPRAGVSLTAPRRARIPRPAATVGLYPTDGGLGAAFTLSF from the coding sequence ATGAACCGAGGTCTCGCGCTCATCATCCTGTGTCTCGTGCTGTGGCACCCCACCGTCTCGCTCGCGCAGGACGTCGCGGGAGACCCTGAAGTGGCCGCCCTGCGCGCCAGCTTCGACTACGGCAAGTACGCGGAGGTCCTGGACCGCGCGGGCGCCCGCATCGACCGGGGCGGGCTGAGCGAGGACGAGCTGGTGGAGCTGCACAAGCTCGCGGGGCTCGCGGCCTTCAACCTGGGCCGCACCGACGAGGCCTCGCGCCACCTGCGCGCCCTGCTCCGGTTGGACCCGGACTTCTCCCTGGACCCGTTCGTCGTGCCGCCCCCGGCCGTGGCGTTCATGGAGGGCATCAAGGGCGAGATGGGCAATGAGCTGGAGTTCCTCCGCCAGGAGCGCCGGCTCCGCCAGGAGCGCGAGAAGGCCGAGGCCGAGCGTCGCGAGCGAGAGCGCGTGGAAGCCGAGGTCCTCCGCCGCCGCGCCGAGGAGCTGGCTGGCCAGGTCACCGTCCGCACGGTGGAGAAGCGCAACTTCCTGGTCAACTTCGTGCCCTTCGGCGCCGGTCAGTTCCAACAAGGCCGCAACAGCCTGGGCATCGTGTTCGCCGCCACCGAGGGCGCGCTCGCGGTGACGAGCATCATCTCCTACTTCGCCTACGAGTCGCTCTTCGAGGAGCGCACCATCGAGCTGGACAACGTGCTCGACGAGGATGGCAAGGCGTCCATCACCGTGCGCTTCATCCCCACCAACCGCGAGCGCCAGCGAGACACCTGGCAGTTGCTCAAGCTGGCGTCGGCCGCGGGCTTCTACACCATCTACGCGCTGGGCGTGGTGGACGCGCTGTACCACCACGAAGACGAAGTGGTCCGCACCAGCGTCGAGACGCGCGAGGCGCCCGAGGGCGACTCCCCCCGCGCGGGCGTCTCGCTCACCGCGCCCCGGCGCGCCCGCATCCCCCGCCCCGCCGCCACCGTGGGGCTGTACCCCACCGACGGCGGACTCGGTGCCGCCTTCACCCTTTCCTTCTGA
- a CDS encoding sigma 54-interacting transcriptional regulator, which yields MASLTVRSPDGKVREIALHKRITSIGRSTDNDISLDDAQVPDSALHITFDGTRYEVGSLGAIFQVNGKKRDAHALATGDVVRVGGTELKFAREDAPRAPPPSALTPHREVPAHADTPDSHTTELPGVPGRELAMLRRLTAFSERLLALYDVERILESLMDEAIEVTRADKGFLILMESGDPRVKVARNVARENIEDAVEKLSDSIIAKVVKEQRPLIVADAVDAPEFKASESVVNLRVHSVMCVPLMHKGDLFGVLYVGNDRLVNRFEPKSADMLTIFAAQASLVLHNAMLVNDLKLDNTELRRKLEDQRYGDIVGACQGMRDVYKRIDKIAPTDISVLITGETGTGKELIAREIHRRSPRVKGPFITINCGAIPENLLESELFGHVKGAFTGAVATKAGKFQAAISGTLFLDEIGEMPLQLQVKLLRALQEKIVYKVGDNRGEPVDIRVVAATNKVLEEEVKRNTFREDLYYRLNVVTLKLPPLRERGEDVVVLGKFFLQKYSKEFNSRAKGFTPSAAVSMKKYGWPGNIRELENRIKKAVVLSDKPLLGSDDLDLKPENLEPIMPLLQAKEEFQKRYINEVLARNNGNRTKTAKDLGVDPRTIFRHLEKLEAEKSGRPLPPEEGEELL from the coding sequence ATGGCCAGCCTCACCGTCCGAAGTCCTGATGGCAAGGTCCGCGAAATCGCCCTGCACAAGCGCATCACCAGCATCGGTCGGAGCACGGACAACGACATTTCGCTCGACGATGCGCAGGTCCCCGACAGCGCCTTGCACATCACCTTCGACGGCACGCGCTACGAAGTCGGAAGCCTGGGCGCCATCTTCCAGGTCAACGGCAAGAAGCGCGACGCCCATGCCCTCGCCACCGGCGACGTGGTCCGCGTGGGGGGCACCGAGCTGAAGTTCGCTCGCGAGGACGCACCTCGCGCCCCTCCGCCCTCCGCCCTCACCCCGCACCGCGAGGTGCCCGCGCACGCCGACACGCCGGACTCCCACACCACGGAGCTGCCCGGAGTGCCCGGCCGCGAGCTGGCCATGCTGCGCCGGCTCACCGCGTTCAGCGAGCGGCTGCTGGCCCTCTACGACGTGGAGCGCATCCTCGAGAGCCTGATGGACGAGGCCATCGAGGTGACGCGCGCCGACAAGGGCTTCCTCATCCTGATGGAGAGCGGAGACCCGCGCGTGAAGGTCGCGCGCAACGTGGCGCGGGAGAACATCGAGGACGCGGTGGAGAAGCTGTCCGACTCCATCATCGCCAAGGTCGTCAAGGAGCAGCGGCCGCTCATCGTCGCGGACGCGGTGGACGCCCCGGAGTTCAAGGCCAGCGAGTCGGTGGTCAACCTGCGCGTGCACTCGGTCATGTGCGTGCCGCTGATGCACAAGGGGGACTTGTTCGGCGTGCTCTACGTGGGCAATGACCGGCTGGTGAACCGGTTCGAGCCGAAGAGCGCGGACATGCTCACCATCTTCGCGGCGCAGGCGTCCCTCGTCCTGCACAACGCGATGCTGGTCAACGACCTCAAGCTGGACAACACGGAGCTGCGCCGCAAGCTGGAGGACCAGCGCTACGGCGACATCGTCGGCGCGTGTCAGGGCATGCGCGACGTGTACAAGCGCATCGACAAGATTGCGCCCACGGACATCTCCGTGCTCATCACCGGCGAGACGGGCACCGGCAAGGAGCTCATCGCCCGCGAAATCCACCGCCGCTCACCCCGCGTCAAGGGCCCCTTCATCACCATCAACTGCGGCGCCATCCCGGAGAACCTCCTGGAGAGCGAGCTGTTCGGCCACGTGAAGGGCGCCTTCACCGGCGCGGTGGCCACCAAGGCGGGCAAGTTCCAGGCGGCCATCAGCGGCACCCTCTTCCTGGACGAGATTGGCGAGATGCCCCTGCAGCTCCAGGTGAAGCTGCTGCGCGCGCTCCAGGAGAAGATTGTCTACAAGGTGGGCGACAACCGCGGCGAACCGGTGGACATTCGCGTGGTGGCCGCGACCAACAAGGTCCTGGAAGAGGAAGTGAAGCGGAACACGTTCCGCGAGGACCTCTACTACCGCCTCAACGTCGTGACGCTGAAGCTTCCCCCACTGCGGGAGCGCGGCGAGGACGTGGTGGTGCTGGGCAAGTTCTTCCTCCAGAAGTACTCGAAGGAGTTCAACTCGCGCGCCAAGGGGTTCACCCCGTCGGCGGCCGTGTCCATGAAGAAGTACGGGTGGCCCGGCAACATCCGCGAGCTGGAGAACCGCATCAAGAAGGCGGTGGTGCTCTCGGACAAGCCGCTGCTGGGCTCGGACGACCTGGACCTCAAGCCGGAGAACCTGGAGCCCATCATGCCGCTGCTCCAGGCCAAGGAAGAGTTCCAGAAGCGTTACATCAACGAAGTGCTCGCGCGGAACAACGGCAACCGGACCAAGACGGCCAAGGACCTGGGCGTGGACCCTCGCACCATCTTCCGCCACCTGGAGAAGCTGGAGGCGGAGAAGTCCGGACGGCCCCTGCCCCCCGAGGAGGGCGAGGAGCTGCTCTAG